One genomic segment of Pseudomonas sp. p1(2021b) includes these proteins:
- a CDS encoding TatD family hydrolase, with protein sequence MLVDSHCHLDRLDLSAHGGSLDAALQAARERGVGHFLCIGVSADNAGAVKALSERYADVDCSVGVHPLDLAPGETPALEWLLRELAHPHVVAIGETGLDYHYEPEAAELQQASFRLHLEASRQTGKPVIVHTRAARADTLALLREAGLPQAGVLHCFTEDWDMARAALDLGYYISLSGIVTFRNADALREVARQVPADRLLVETDSPYLAPIPYRGKPNLPQYVREVAEYVASLRGVSYAQLAEQTTANFKRLFPLARVA encoded by the coding sequence ATGCTCGTAGATTCCCATTGCCACCTCGACCGACTTGACCTGAGCGCCCATGGTGGCTCCCTCGATGCTGCCCTGCAAGCCGCCCGCGAACGGGGCGTGGGGCATTTCCTGTGCATCGGCGTGAGCGCCGACAATGCTGGGGCGGTCAAGGCCCTGAGCGAGCGATACGCTGACGTGGATTGTTCGGTAGGTGTGCACCCGCTGGACCTGGCGCCCGGTGAAACGCCAGCGCTGGAATGGTTGTTGCGCGAGCTGGCCCACCCGCACGTGGTGGCCATCGGCGAGACTGGCCTGGACTACCACTACGAGCCTGAGGCCGCTGAGCTGCAGCAGGCCTCCTTCCGTCTGCACCTGGAAGCCTCGCGCCAGACCGGCAAGCCGGTGATCGTCCACACCCGCGCGGCGCGGGCCGATACCTTGGCCCTGCTGCGCGAGGCCGGCCTGCCGCAAGCTGGCGTGCTGCACTGCTTCACCGAGGACTGGGACATGGCCCGGGCCGCGCTGGACCTGGGCTACTACATTTCATTGTCGGGTATCGTCACCTTCCGCAATGCCGACGCCCTGCGCGAGGTGGCCCGCCAGGTCCCGGCCGACCGCCTGCTGGTGGAAACCGACTCGCCGTACCTTGCGCCGATCCCGTACCGCGGCAAGCCGAACCTGCCGCAGTATGTGCGCGAAGTGGCCGAATACGTGGCTTCGCTGCGTGGGGTGAGCTATGCGCAGCTGGCCGAGCAGACCACGGCCAACTTCAAGCGCTTGTTCCCGTTGGCGCGGGTGGCCTGA
- a CDS encoding TetR/AcrR family transcriptional regulator, protein MQKEPRKVREFRRREQEILDTALKLFLEQGEDSVTVEMIADAVGIGKGTIYKHFKSKAEIYLRLMLDYERDLNALLHSDDVDRDKEALSRAYFEFRMRDPQRYRLFDRLEEKVVKGNQVPEMVEELHRIRASNFDRLTLLIKGRISEGKLEDVPPYFHYCAAWALVHGAVALYHSPFWSNVLEDQEGFFQFLMDIGVRMGNKRKRDPEIAN, encoded by the coding sequence ATGCAGAAAGAACCTCGTAAGGTCCGTGAGTTTCGCCGCCGCGAACAAGAGATCCTCGATACCGCGCTCAAGCTGTTTCTCGAGCAAGGTGAAGACAGCGTCACCGTCGAGATGATCGCCGACGCCGTGGGTATCGGCAAAGGCACGATCTACAAGCACTTCAAGTCCAAGGCCGAGATCTACCTGCGCCTGATGCTCGACTATGAACGCGACCTCAACGCCCTGTTGCACTCGGACGACGTCGACCGCGACAAGGAAGCCCTGTCGCGCGCCTATTTTGAGTTCCGCATGCGTGACCCGCAGCGTTACCGGTTGTTCGACCGCCTGGAAGAAAAGGTCGTCAAGGGCAACCAGGTGCCAGAGATGGTCGAGGAGCTGCACCGCATCCGCGCCTCCAACTTCGATCGCCTCACCCTGTTGATCAAGGGCCGTATCAGCGAGGGCAAGCTCGAGGACGTACCGCCTTATTTCCACTACTGTGCCGCATGGGCGTTGGTGCACGGCGCCGTGGCACTGTATCACTCGCCGTTCTGGAGCAATGTGCTGGAGGATCAGGAAGGCTTCTTCCAGTTCCTCATGGACATTGGCGTGCGCATGGGCAACAAGCGCAAGCGCGACCCGGAGATCGCGAACTAG
- a CDS encoding GTP 3',8-cyclase MoaA, whose product MIVDRQGRRFRNLRVSLTAACNYACTYCVPDGKRLVAAQDELPAELLARGVAYLVEAAGIERLRITGGEPLVSPRLEAFLEAVGTLGLADIGLTTNGQLLSRKLPLLKAAGIRRLNVSLDTLDPDAFRRIARGGDLATVLAGMEQASAAGMGIKVNMVPMRGQNLDQVLPLLDYCLERGYELRFIELMRMGHLARDHNAFLQQFVGLEQLLDLIGQAHAFQQASAPLDATALRYRVAGKGHFGVIANESVPFCRTCSRLRLSSTGWLHGCLSSGNRHFVGDLLEKPRHQALPALQRLLVKALADKQDLAFSGGMTVMKVIGG is encoded by the coding sequence ATGATCGTCGATCGTCAAGGCAGGCGCTTTCGCAACCTGCGTGTCAGCCTGACGGCTGCCTGCAACTATGCCTGTACGTACTGCGTGCCCGATGGCAAGCGCCTGGTGGCGGCGCAGGATGAGCTTCCGGCCGAGTTGCTGGCCCGTGGCGTGGCCTACCTGGTCGAAGCGGCCGGGATCGAGCGGCTGCGTATCACCGGTGGCGAGCCGTTGGTCAGCCCGCGCCTCGAGGCCTTTCTCGAAGCAGTCGGAACGCTGGGCCTGGCCGATATCGGCCTGACCACCAACGGCCAGTTGCTCTCGCGCAAACTCCCATTGCTCAAGGCCGCCGGTATTCGTCGTCTGAATGTGTCCCTCGACACGCTCGACCCCGACGCCTTCCGCCGTATTGCCCGTGGCGGCGATCTGGCCACGGTGCTGGCTGGCATGGAACAGGCCAGTGCCGCCGGCATGGGCATCAAGGTGAACATGGTACCCATGCGCGGGCAGAACCTGGATCAGGTATTGCCACTGCTCGACTACTGCTTGGAGCGGGGTTACGAATTGCGCTTCATCGAGCTGATGCGCATGGGCCATCTTGCCCGCGACCACAACGCCTTTCTTCAGCAATTCGTCGGCCTCGAACAATTGCTCGATCTGATTGGCCAGGCCCATGCCTTCCAGCAGGCCAGCGCGCCACTGGATGCCACCGCCTTGCGCTATCGAGTGGCTGGCAAAGGCCATTTTGGCGTGATCGCCAACGAGAGCGTGCCGTTCTGCCGGACCTGCTCACGGCTGCGCTTGTCCTCCACGGGCTGGTTGCACGGCTGTCTGTCATCGGGTAACCGGCATTTCGTCGGTGACCTTCTGGAAAAGCCTCGCCATCAGGCCCTGCCGGCCTTGCAACGCTTGCTGGTCAAGGCCCTGGCGGATAAGCAGGACCTGGCGTTTTCCGGCGGCATGACGGTGATGAAGGTGATCGGTGGCTGA
- a CDS encoding DUF4823 domain-containing protein translates to MRRLVLSLALLALGGCMNVSDMGEGVRYHMSDAGLLDHSDTRRSLSVRLQPDSFIFIGQGHFAPPGKGPVPRPNVVAEEAYKSFVEYFPLVRRAQGPLGLEEALAEARSVGAHYVLYTRFARTDDRIGNGDEWYDEQAVDRLGVDTGVVQMMLIETSTRYLIDTARIKSRGGLLTFHDKAPEDLLGPPMRDYARSLLGMSR, encoded by the coding sequence ATGCGTAGGCTGGTCTTGTCGCTGGCGCTGTTGGCGCTGGGCGGTTGCATGAATGTCAGTGATATGGGCGAGGGGGTTCGCTACCACATGAGCGATGCCGGGCTGCTGGACCACAGCGATACCCGACGTAGCCTGTCGGTGCGCCTGCAGCCCGACTCGTTCATCTTCATCGGCCAGGGGCATTTCGCACCGCCAGGCAAGGGGCCGGTGCCCCGGCCGAACGTGGTGGCCGAGGAAGCCTACAAGAGCTTCGTCGAATATTTCCCGCTGGTGCGTCGCGCCCAAGGGCCGCTGGGGTTGGAAGAGGCGCTGGCCGAAGCTCGCTCGGTGGGCGCCCATTATGTGCTCTACACCCGTTTCGCGCGGACCGATGACCGCATCGGCAATGGGGACGAATGGTACGACGAGCAGGCCGTCGATCGCCTGGGGGTCGATACCGGTGTGGTGCAGATGATGCTGATCGAGACCAGCACCCGCTATTTGATCGATACGGCGCGGATCAAGAGCCGTGGCGGTTTGTTGACGTTCCACGACAAGGCGCCGGAAGATTTGCTTGGCCCCCCCATGCGCGATTACGCTCGTAGCCTTCTGGGCATGAGTCGTTGA
- a CDS encoding DUF1285 domain-containing protein, with amino-acid sequence MAGTGKANDLLAQIPKEKGLPPVHLWNPDFCGDIDMRIARDGTWYYLGTPIGRKPMVRLFSTIIRRDGDDYFLVTPVEKVGIRVDDAPFVAVLLDVQGSGEQQVLRFTSNVDDQVEAGPEHPLRVEIDPLTQEPSPYILMRSNLEALIHRNVFYQLVELAVPREIEGQEWLGVWSGGAFYPVGRL; translated from the coding sequence ATGGCAGGTACCGGCAAGGCCAATGATCTTCTGGCGCAGATCCCGAAGGAAAAAGGGTTGCCGCCGGTACACCTGTGGAATCCAGATTTTTGCGGCGACATCGACATGCGCATCGCCCGCGACGGGACCTGGTACTACCTGGGTACGCCGATCGGGCGCAAGCCGATGGTCCGGTTGTTTTCCACCATCATTCGCCGCGATGGCGATGATTATTTCCTGGTTACGCCGGTGGAGAAGGTCGGTATCCGGGTCGATGACGCACCCTTCGTCGCCGTGCTGCTGGACGTGCAGGGCAGTGGCGAGCAGCAGGTGCTGCGCTTTACCAGCAATGTCGATGACCAGGTCGAGGCGGGCCCGGAGCATCCGCTGCGGGTCGAGATCGATCCCCTGACCCAGGAGCCTTCGCCGTACATTCTGATGCGCAGCAACCTCGAGGCGCTGATCCATCGCAATGTGTTCTACCAATTGGTGGAGCTGGCGGTCCCGCGTGAAATCGAGGGCCAGGAGTGGCTTGGGGTTTGGAGCGGCGGGGCGTTCTATCCTGTGGGGCGTCTTTGA
- a CDS encoding cupin domain-containing protein, protein MNIPRLSLAVLFALGVTGVQVPAWAHGEQPDQVKVLQEKRPSNAPGKKAVMLTVHYAPGQASPAHQHPGAVMAYVLEGAVVSKLNDDQERTYKAGEYWYEAPGTVHSVSRNASESAPAKLLVWSLVDEGKPVTEPLK, encoded by the coding sequence ATGAACATTCCCCGCTTATCCCTTGCCGTGCTGTTTGCCCTCGGCGTAACAGGTGTCCAGGTGCCCGCCTGGGCTCACGGCGAGCAACCTGACCAGGTCAAGGTCCTGCAGGAAAAGCGCCCCAGCAATGCGCCCGGCAAGAAAGCCGTGATGCTTACCGTCCACTATGCCCCGGGCCAGGCATCGCCCGCCCATCAGCACCCTGGCGCGGTGATGGCCTACGTGCTCGAAGGTGCGGTGGTATCGAAGCTCAACGATGACCAGGAGAGGACCTACAAGGCCGGCGAATATTGGTACGAAGCGCCTGGTACCGTGCACAGCGTGTCTCGCAACGCCAGTGAATCCGCTCCGGCCAAGCTGCTGGTCTGGAGCCTGGTGGACGAAGGCAAGCCGGTGACCGAGCCGTTGAAA